ACCGGGCGGCCGGCCGGAGTCGCCGTACGGTACGGGGGCTTCGCCCGGGTTCCCGGTCTGGAGCACCTCACCGTGCTCGGGCACTACGGGGCCGAGCGGTGGGACGCCGTCACCGGGACCGTGAGCGCCCCCGCCCCGCATCCGGGCGTCGCCGCCGCACGGGCCGAACTCCCCGGTGTGCTGGAGGAGTTCGGGGCGTGGCGCGGTACCTGGATCGAGGAGAAGGGGCAGGCCCTCGCCGTACACACGCGACGCGCTTCCGATCCGCAGGCCGCCTTCGACGCCCTCCGCACACCCCTCGGCGAGCTCGCCGCCCGCCACGGGCTGATCGTCGAGCCCGGGCGCATGGTCCTGGAGCTGCGGCCGCCCGGCATGGACAAGGGGGTCGCGCTGGGGGAGTACGTACGCGAAGTCGGCGCCGAAGCCGTGCTCTACGCCGGTGACGACCTCGGTGACCTCCCCGCTTTCGCCGCCGTCGAGAAGCTCCGGTCCGACGGCCTTCCGGGGCTGCTCGTCTGCAGTGGCAGCAACGAGGTGCCCGAACTCGCCTCGCGCGCCGACCTGTTGGTCCCCGGGCCCGCCGCCGTCGTCGGCTTCCTGGCCGCGCTCGCGGAGGCGGTCGCCGAGGGGTGATGACGGCGTCGTACGATCACTGCCTTATGCGACCCGTACCCGCCGTTCTCGCCGCCGTAGCCCTTGCCGCCCTGCTCACAGGCTGTGGAGGAAGTTCCGGCGCGTCCGGAAGCAGCTCCGGGTCCGACGACTACACCGTCACCGGCCTCCGCGACGACCTCCGCCACACCGCGCAGCAGACCACCCGCGCCACCCGCCCGCACATGGTGAAGGAGTGCAGCGGCAGCCACACCCGGCGGGTCAAGCACACCTCCAGGAGCGGCAGCGGCAAGAAGCGCAAGACGCGCACCTGGTACACCAACGAGACCGTCCAGGACTGCAAGAAGGTCCAGCACGGCACCGAGACGTACAACCGCGTCCTGCGCCAGGCCCGCTGGTGCGTCGAGCTCGACAACGTCAACGGCAAGGCCAAGCAGGACGACGTCTGGTACGAGGTCTCCTCGGGCGACTACCGCCGGGCGACCGGCATCGACGAGGGCAAGAAGATCTCCTTCGAGCCCCTGAGCAACGGCTGCCGCAATCGATGACCGGTAACTAGGCGCGCAGATCGCCCAGTTGCTCCAGGAACCACTGCTGCGGCGGCAGCGCCGTCGCCGCCACCGCCAGTCGCTTCGTGCGCTCCGCGCGCTCGTCCTCCGGCATCGTCAGCGCCTCGTGGAGCCCGTCCGCCGTGCCCGTCACGTCGTACGGGTTCACCGTGATCGCGTCCTCGGACAGCTCCTCCCAGGCCCCCGCCTCCCGGGACAGGACCAGCGCGCAGCCGTCGTCCGAGACGACCGGGACCTCCTTGGCCACCAGGTTCATGCCGTCCCTGATCGGGTTGACCAGCGCCACGTCCGCGAGGCGGTACGCGGCCAGCGAGCGCGCGAAGTCGTCCTTCACGTGCAGGACCACGGGGGTCCAATCCGGCGTTCCGTACGCCGAGTTGATGGCATCCGCGGTCCGCTGCACCTCCGCCGTGTACTCCCGGTACACCGCCAGGTCCTGCCGCGACGGGTACGCGAACGCCACGTGCACCACCCGCTCCCGCCACTCCGGACGCGTGTCGAGCAGCTCCCGGTACGCGTGCATCCCGCGCACGATGTTCTTCGACAGCTCCGTGCGGTCCACGCGCACGATCGTCTTCCGCCCCGCGCCCACCTGCTCCCGCAGCGCCGCCATCCGCTCCTCCACGTCCGCCTCCCGCGACCGCGCCCGCAGGAAGTCGGCGTCGGCCCCGAGTCCGTACACGGAGACCTCCGTGGACCCGAGCCGGCCGGCCGCGCACGCCTCGAAGGCGTCCGCCCAGCGGCGCGTCAGGAAGCCGAGGCGGTCCGCGCCGAGCATCCCGGTCAGGAGCTCGTCGGCGATCGCGTCGGGGAGCATCCGGAAGTAGTCGACCGGCGCCCACGGGGTGTGCGAGAAGTGGCCGATCCGTACGTCGGGGCGCAGCTCGCGCAGCATCCCCGGCACCAGCGCCAGGTGGTAGTCCTGCACCAGCACCGCCGCCCCCTCGCCCGCCTCCTCGGCGAGCGCCTCCGCGAAGGCCTGGTTGTACGCGCGGTACGCCTCCCACCGGCTGCGGAACTCCGCGTCGAAGACCGGCTCCAGCGGCGTCTGGTAGAGCATGTGGTGCACGAACCAGAGCACCGAGTTGGCGATGTCGTTGTACGCGGCCGCATGCACGGCCGGGTCGATGTCCAGCATCCGCACCCCGGCCTCGCCCACCCCGCGCCGTACCGCCTCGCGGTCGCCGTCGCCGAGCGCCGCGCACACCCAGAGTTTGTCGTCGACGGCGCTGAGCCCGGAGACGAGCCCGCCCCCGCCGCGCCGGGCGTCGAGCGAACCGTCGTCGCGACGCGTGTAGGAGACGGGGCCCCGGTTGGAGGCGACGAGGACCTGGGCACCGTGCTGATTGGCCATGACGCGAACCTAGCCCGTCGCGTAAACGCTCAAACGTACGGCCGGACTCCGCGTGGGAGTCCGGCCGTACGACATCAGCTGTCAGGGGTTACTCGCGGCGGCTCCGGACGGCTGCCATGACGAGTGCGCCGAGGCCGCACAGGACGACCGCGAGCCCGGAGAAGAGCAGGGTCTGCGAGTCGCTGCCGGTGTCGGCCAGCTCCGGGCCGCTGGGCGGGTTCGGGCCCGGCGGGACGGGGCGCGGCTGCGTGGTGGTGGTCGGCGTCGGAGTCGGGGTGGGCGTCGGCGTGGGAGTCGGCGTCGGGGTGGGCGTGGGCGTCGGCGTCGGAGTCGGGTCCGGCTCCAGCACCGGCTCGAACCCGCACGCCGGGTCCGTGCTGCCGTCCTCGCAGTTGGTGCGGGGCGAGTCGGCGATGACGTTGTTGGTCAGCTTCCCGTCACCGGTCAGCGGCTTGTTGATGACGACCTTGTACGTGATCGTCGCGGTCGCGCCCACGGGCACGTCCCCGGTCCACGAGATCTTCGGCGCGGCATACGTCGCCGTGCCGATGCTCGCCTGCACGTCACCGTCGAACGTCGTGTCGTCGAGGAGCTCGGTGAGATCGTCGGCGAGCTTGGCGTTCGGATAGCTGAGCTTGCTGATGTTCTTGGCCGTCAGCGTGTACGTCACCGTGTCGCCGGGTTCCACCTTCGTCGGCGTGGCCGACTTCGTGATCTCCAGGTCGGGCACCGGCACGGAGAGCGCCAGCTGCGAGACGACATAGGTGTCGCCCCGCGTCCTGAACGTGAGATCGGCCGAGGTGGCACCGGCGGGGATGGTGCCGGTGGGCAGCTCCAGCTGGTGGACGTCGATGCTCAGGTTGTTGGAGTGGTTCGGGGTCTCCGAACCGTGTGCGTTGCTGCTGAAGAAGTTGTTGGTGGAGCCGGTGTGCGGGTTGGTGATGTTCGTTCCGTTGACCCGGAACTGGTCGCCCGGGGTGTTCAGGTCGCCCTCGTACGCGGTCATGCTCACGCGCGGCTGCCCGTCCCCCGAGTTGTAGAAGCCGTCCACGGTGACCGTGGTGTCGGGGCTGGTGGAGCGCTGCAGGACGTGGCCGCCGTAGATGTAGACGTTCTGGCGGTCCGGGGCGTAGGTGGCGTTCGGGGCGTCGTACTTGTAGACGACCGTGATCGACCAGCCGCCGACGCAGCCGAGGCCGTCGGGCGCCCAGACGTTGCCGACGGCGATGGAGACGGGGGAGCCGGTGGTGACGCCCGCGAAGGCGGAGGTCACCTCGCCCTCACCGGTGTAGTACTGCGGGCCGC
The sequence above is drawn from the Streptomyces sp. NBC_01465 genome and encodes:
- the otsB gene encoding trehalose-phosphatase; translated protein: MGSHSHTLPVPGTAAGREGLAAILSAPQKAVVALDFDGTLAEIVPDPEQARAHPGAVPALAALAPCVASVAVVTGRPAGVAVRYGGFARVPGLEHLTVLGHYGAERWDAVTGTVSAPAPHPGVAAARAELPGVLEEFGAWRGTWIEEKGQALAVHTRRASDPQAAFDALRTPLGELAARHGLIVEPGRMVLELRPPGMDKGVALGEYVREVGAEAVLYAGDDLGDLPAFAAVEKLRSDGLPGLLVCSGSNEVPELASRADLLVPGPAAVVGFLAALAEAVAEG
- a CDS encoding alpha,alpha-trehalose-phosphate synthase (UDP-forming), whose protein sequence is MANQHGAQVLVASNRGPVSYTRRDDGSLDARRGGGGLVSGLSAVDDKLWVCAALGDGDREAVRRGVGEAGVRMLDIDPAVHAAAYNDIANSVLWFVHHMLYQTPLEPVFDAEFRSRWEAYRAYNQAFAEALAEEAGEGAAVLVQDYHLALVPGMLRELRPDVRIGHFSHTPWAPVDYFRMLPDAIADELLTGMLGADRLGFLTRRWADAFEACAAGRLGSTEVSVYGLGADADFLRARSREADVEERMAALREQVGAGRKTIVRVDRTELSKNIVRGMHAYRELLDTRPEWRERVVHVAFAYPSRQDLAVYREYTAEVQRTADAINSAYGTPDWTPVVLHVKDDFARSLAAYRLADVALVNPIRDGMNLVAKEVPVVSDDGCALVLSREAGAWEELSEDAITVNPYDVTGTADGLHEALTMPEDERAERTKRLAVAATALPPQQWFLEQLGDLRA
- a CDS encoding DUF7927 domain-containing protein, with protein sequence MSLRHRWGARILAGLLLATVIAPTTSASADVIEPFGKRYDEALYGDFVTVGNAVLGCPTAPPADVTDCAETQAGGGTKNNNNYVEQRIDAAGMGTATGTSSTASLTIPPGAKVAYARLFWGGNNGKYRFGRNLLQRCDVSGANVTRAPGEPLTTQPVISVGGGAQADVPLEDMVEDPPTTSGPQYYTGEGEVTSAFAGVTTGSPVSIAVGNVWAPDGLGCVGGWSITVVYKYDAPNATYAPDRQNVYIYGGHVLQRSTSPDTTVTVDGFYNSGDGQPRVSMTAYEGDLNTPGDQFRVNGTNITNPHTGSTNNFFSSNAHGSETPNHSNNLSIDVHQLELPTGTIPAGATSADLTFRTRGDTYVVSQLALSVPVPDLEITKSATPTKVEPGDTVTYTLTAKNISKLSYPNAKLADDLTELLDDTTFDGDVQASIGTATYAAPKISWTGDVPVGATATITYKVVINKPLTGDGKLTNNVIADSPRTNCEDGSTDPACGFEPVLEPDPTPTPTPTPTPTPTPTPTPTPTPTPTTTTQPRPVPPGPNPPSGPELADTGSDSQTLLFSGLAVVLCGLGALVMAAVRSRRE